One Mycobacterium kubicae genomic window carries:
- a CDS encoding TIGR04255 family protein, which translates to MLPGGTNQADVQPNAPVALVTLEVRHPAADAFTESASRELKHLLVDYLPIERQAQDLAWGMAPGGQPAPTTDRFVRYINRDNTTAAALKNQAIVIETTAYTNFDSFLDLAMRVVDARAQVSSIVGVERVGLRYVLEIRVPAGVDGRIEWSNWIDEHLLGPQRLSPGGLALTEWQGAAVYREAQPGKSLILRYGPGVGQALDANYHLRRVTPVQGGQFFLLDIDSFWTPPTGGIPEFNRDALVTMFRDLYGPAQSVFQELLTSRLKDELLRG; encoded by the coding sequence GCGGCGGACGCTTTCACCGAGTCGGCGAGCCGGGAGCTCAAACACCTACTCGTCGACTACCTGCCCATCGAACGCCAGGCGCAAGACCTGGCTTGGGGCATGGCTCCGGGTGGCCAGCCGGCCCCGACCACCGACCGCTTCGTCCGCTACATCAACCGCGACAACACCACCGCCGCGGCGCTGAAGAACCAAGCCATCGTCATCGAGACCACCGCCTACACCAACTTCGATTCGTTCCTGGACCTCGCGATGCGGGTGGTGGACGCCCGCGCTCAGGTGTCGTCGATCGTCGGCGTCGAGCGCGTCGGCCTGCGCTATGTCCTGGAGATCCGCGTTCCGGCGGGCGTCGACGGGCGCATCGAGTGGTCGAACTGGATCGACGAGCACCTGCTCGGCCCGCAGCGCCTCTCTCCGGGAGGGCTGGCGCTGACCGAATGGCAGGGTGCGGCGGTCTACCGCGAAGCCCAGCCGGGTAAGTCGCTGATCCTGCGCTACGGCCCCGGCGTCGGCCAGGCCCTCGACGCCAACTACCACCTGCGCCGCGTGACACCGGTGCAAGGCGGGCAGTTCTTCCTCTTGGACATCGACAGCTTCTGGACGCCGCCCACCGGCGGCATCCCCGAATTCAACCGGGACGCACTGGTCACGATGTTCCGCGACCTCTACGGCCCCGCGCAGTCGGTGTTCCAGGAACTGCTCACCTCTCGCCTCAAAGACGAACTGCTGCGCGGCTAG
- a CDS encoding oxygenase MpaB family protein, protein MTQDTSASCPLTSAEAEAPVVDRSDGVASGCPVSPSGYEAPPTPLGPDSLTWKYFGDWRGILQGPFAGSMQNMHPQLGAAVEQHSTFFREPLQRVMRSLYPIGGVVFDGDRAPKTGAEVRDYHIDIKGVDDQGRRYHALNPDVFYWAHTTFFVGTLHVAERFGGGLTEADKRQLFDEHIQWYRMYGMSMRPVPKSWEEFQEYWDHMCRNVLEDNYATRAVLDLTTYGKPPIAPWLPDWLWAALTKLFAPFFVWLTVGLYHPAVRERLGFTWTRRDEWLHRRFGNGVRLIFAFVPPRYRKHPRARAGLDRASGRIPADAPLPQTPARNLPPQDERGKPTHYCPQV, encoded by the coding sequence GTGACTCAAGATACGTCTGCATCCTGTCCCCTGACCAGCGCCGAGGCGGAGGCACCCGTGGTCGATCGATCCGACGGTGTGGCCAGCGGGTGCCCGGTGTCCCCGTCGGGTTACGAGGCGCCGCCGACGCCGCTCGGGCCGGATTCGCTGACCTGGAAGTACTTCGGCGACTGGCGCGGCATCCTGCAAGGACCGTTCGCGGGATCCATGCAGAACATGCACCCGCAGTTGGGTGCCGCGGTCGAGCAGCACTCGACGTTTTTCCGGGAGCCGTTGCAGCGGGTGATGCGGTCGTTGTACCCGATCGGCGGGGTGGTCTTCGACGGTGACCGCGCCCCGAAGACGGGTGCCGAGGTGCGCGACTACCACATCGACATCAAGGGCGTCGACGACCAGGGGCGTCGCTATCACGCACTGAACCCCGACGTCTTCTATTGGGCGCACACCACTTTCTTCGTCGGCACGCTGCACGTGGCCGAACGGTTCGGTGGCGGTCTGACCGAAGCGGACAAGCGCCAACTGTTCGACGAACACATCCAGTGGTACCGCATGTACGGCATGAGCATGCGGCCGGTGCCGAAGTCGTGGGAGGAGTTCCAGGAATACTGGGACCACATGTGCCGCAACGTATTAGAGGACAACTACGCCACGCGGGCCGTGTTGGATCTGACGACATACGGCAAACCGCCCATCGCCCCCTGGCTTCCGGATTGGCTGTGGGCGGCCCTGACCAAGTTGTTCGCGCCGTTCTTCGTCTGGTTGACGGTCGGCCTGTATCACCCAGCCGTGCGGGAACGGCTGGGCTTCACCTGGACCCGCCGTGACGAGTGGCTGCACCGGCGCTTCGGCAATGGGGTGCGGCTGATCTTCGCCTTCGTGCCGCCCAGGTACCGAAAGCATCCGCGGGCGCGCGCCGGTCTTGATCGCGCGAGCGGGCGTATTCCAGCCGACGCGCCGTTGCCTCAGACGCCGGCGCGCAACTTGCCGCCGCAGGACGAGCGCGGCAAGCCCACGCACTACTGCCCGCAGGTGTAG
- a CDS encoding TetR/AcrR family transcriptional regulator has protein sequence MQSGQRRGRWSGVPLEDRHALRRDDLVAAGVQLLGGEAGPALTVRAVCRKAALTERYFYESFTDREDFVRAVYDDVCTRAMTTLTTAKTPREAVEQFVALMVDDPVRGRVLLLAPAVEPVLTRSGAEWMPNFIDLLQRKLSRIGDPVLQKLVATSLIGALTALFTAYLNGQLGATRGEFIDYCVNMLLSTAASYVAPRDEADTAPPAPAAPHD, from the coding sequence GTGCAGAGCGGTCAAAGAAGGGGACGCTGGTCTGGCGTCCCTCTCGAGGATCGCCACGCCTTGCGGCGCGACGACCTCGTTGCCGCCGGGGTGCAACTGCTCGGCGGTGAAGCCGGGCCGGCGCTGACCGTTCGCGCTGTCTGCCGCAAGGCCGCCCTGACCGAGCGCTACTTCTATGAGAGCTTCACCGACCGCGAAGACTTCGTCCGCGCCGTCTACGACGACGTCTGCACCCGCGCCATGACAACCCTGACAACGGCGAAAACCCCGCGCGAAGCCGTCGAGCAATTCGTGGCCCTGATGGTCGACGACCCGGTACGGGGCCGGGTGCTGCTGCTGGCGCCGGCCGTCGAGCCGGTCTTGACCCGATCCGGTGCGGAGTGGATGCCTAATTTCATCGACCTGCTGCAGCGCAAGCTGTCCCGGATCGGCGATCCCGTCCTGCAAAAACTAGTCGCCACCAGCCTCATCGGCGCGCTCACGGCACTGTTCACCGCGTATCTGAACGGCCAGTTGGGCGCCACCCGCGGCGAGTTCATCGACTACTGCGTCAACATGCTGCTCAGCACCGCAGCCAGCTACGTTGCGCCCCGCGACGAGGCCGACACGGCGCCTCCGGCGCCCGCCGCGCCGCACGATTAA
- a CDS encoding acyl-ACP desaturase, producing the protein MSAELTDLRLLHELEPVVEKYLNRHISMHKPWNPHDYIPWSDGKNYYALGGQDWDPEQSKLSDVAQVAMVQNLVTEDNLPSYHREIAMNMGMDGAWGQWVNRWTAEENRHGMALRDYLVVTRAVDPVELELLRLEVVNRGFSPGQNHQGEYFAERLTDSVIYVTFQELATRVSHRNTGRACNDPIADQLMAKISADENLHMIFYRDVSEAAFEIAPDQAMASLHLILRHFKMPGFLVPEFRRKAVIIAVGGVYDLRIHLEEVVKPVLKKWRIFEREDFTGEAAWMRDDLGKLLEELEAECDKFEASKQRYLEREARTGKKVTAFELHKTAGKLAMSER; encoded by the coding sequence ATGTCAGCCGAGCTGACCGACCTACGGCTGCTGCACGAACTTGAGCCGGTGGTCGAGAAGTATCTGAACCGCCACATCAGCATGCACAAACCGTGGAACCCGCACGACTACATCCCGTGGTCGGACGGCAAGAACTACTACGCGCTGGGCGGGCAGGACTGGGACCCGGAACAGAGCAAGCTGTCCGATGTCGCTCAGGTCGCCATGGTGCAGAACCTGGTCACCGAGGACAACCTGCCGTCGTATCACCGCGAGATCGCGATGAACATGGGGATGGACGGCGCCTGGGGGCAGTGGGTCAACCGCTGGACCGCCGAGGAAAACCGCCACGGCATGGCGCTGCGTGACTACTTGGTCGTGACCCGCGCCGTCGACCCCGTCGAGTTGGAACTGCTGCGCCTCGAGGTGGTCAACCGCGGCTTCAGCCCGGGCCAGAACCACCAGGGCGAGTACTTCGCCGAGCGGCTCACCGACTCGGTCATCTATGTCACGTTCCAGGAACTGGCGACCCGGGTGTCGCACCGCAACACCGGCAGGGCCTGCAACGACCCGATCGCCGACCAGCTCATGGCCAAGATCTCGGCCGATGAGAACCTGCACATGATCTTCTACCGCGACGTCAGCGAGGCCGCGTTCGAGATCGCGCCCGACCAGGCGATGGCGTCGCTGCACCTGATCTTGCGGCACTTCAAGATGCCCGGGTTCCTGGTTCCGGAGTTCCGCCGCAAGGCCGTGATCATCGCTGTCGGCGGCGTCTACGACCTGCGGATCCACCTCGAAGAGGTGGTCAAGCCCGTGTTGAAGAAGTGGCGCATCTTCGAGCGCGAGGACTTCACCGGCGAGGCCGCCTGGATGCGCGATGACCTCGGCAAGCTCCTGGAAGAGCTCGAGGCCGAGTGCGACAAGTTCGAGGCGTCCAAGCAGCGCTACCTCGAGCGCGAAGCCCGCACCGGCAAGAAGGTCACCGCCTTCGAGCTGCACAAGACCGCGGGCAAGTTGGCGATGAGCGAGCGGTAA
- a CDS encoding LCP family protein: MSDGEYDATPDPRRAAGGRDKHRLTVKPQPTPGAAPWERLRTSPVDDGLSRWSAGSLTATAADQDTAQADDTDSVEDSAPAGNHIDGGVTVADLIAKLGAAVPDRPSRRHLAPDPEPDDEPAPVDEVHEVDDLQDTQVILNPAYSTELLSELPDLGAAHYPADDDIEDKPRRWSKPRGKKPAATTPDEAPETAAPRKKRRPMLLAGRSLAALFAIVALVMTGGAWQWSSSKNSRMNTVSALDPQSGDIVDPNAQFGDENFLIVGMDSRAGANAEVGAGDTEDAGGARSDTVMLVNIPANRKRVVAVSFPRDLAINPIQCEAWNPDTHKYGPIYDEKKGTWGPRMVYTETKLNSAFSYGGPKCLVKVIQKLSGLSINRFIAVDFVGFARMVEALGGVEVCSTTPLRDYELGTVLAHAGRQVIDGPTALNYVRARQVTTESNGDYGRIKRQQLFLSSLLRSLLSNDTLMNLNKLNDVVNLFIGNSYVDNIRTQDLVTLGQSLQHMAAGHVTFVTVPTGVTDQNGDEPPRTADMKALFASIINDDPLPLENDQNAQTLGRTPTTAPTTTKKAPPAAPTNETERQQLTTTSPQEVTVQVSNGTSTTGLATVAANQLQRNGFNVMTPDDYPNTLKTTTVFFSPGNEQAAATVAAAFGSTKVERVTGIGQVVQVVLGPDFSSVTTPPPSGSSVSVQITRNSSSPTTKLPEDLTVTNAADTTCE; encoded by the coding sequence ATGAGTGACGGCGAGTACGACGCCACTCCTGACCCTCGGCGCGCTGCCGGCGGCCGCGACAAACACCGGCTTACCGTAAAACCGCAGCCGACTCCAGGCGCCGCGCCGTGGGAGCGGCTGCGGACATCGCCGGTCGACGACGGCTTATCCCGGTGGTCGGCGGGATCGCTCACCGCGACCGCCGCAGATCAAGACACGGCTCAAGCCGACGACACCGATTCAGTTGAGGACAGCGCGCCAGCCGGCAACCACATCGACGGCGGCGTCACTGTCGCCGATCTGATCGCCAAGCTCGGCGCCGCCGTACCCGACCGGCCCAGCCGCCGTCACCTCGCCCCAGACCCGGAACCAGACGACGAGCCGGCACCCGTCGACGAGGTCCACGAGGTCGACGACCTGCAAGACACCCAGGTCATCCTCAATCCCGCCTACTCCACCGAGTTGCTCTCCGAGCTGCCTGACCTGGGCGCAGCCCACTACCCGGCCGACGACGACATCGAGGACAAACCGCGCCGGTGGTCCAAGCCGCGCGGCAAGAAGCCGGCCGCGACGACACCCGACGAGGCACCCGAAACCGCCGCGCCGCGAAAGAAGCGGCGCCCGATGCTGCTGGCCGGGCGGTCCTTGGCCGCTTTGTTCGCCATCGTGGCACTGGTCATGACCGGCGGGGCGTGGCAGTGGAGTAGCTCGAAGAACAGCCGAATGAACACGGTCAGCGCGCTGGATCCGCAGTCCGGCGACATCGTCGACCCCAATGCTCAATTCGGCGACGAGAATTTCCTGATCGTCGGGATGGACTCGCGGGCCGGGGCCAACGCCGAAGTCGGCGCCGGTGACACCGAGGACGCCGGTGGCGCCCGCTCGGACACGGTCATGCTGGTCAACATCCCGGCGAACCGCAAACGAGTGGTCGCGGTGTCGTTCCCCCGCGACCTGGCGATCAATCCGATCCAGTGCGAGGCTTGGAACCCCGACACGCACAAGTACGGGCCGATCTACGACGAGAAGAAGGGGACGTGGGGTCCCCGCATGGTCTACACGGAGACCAAGCTCAACTCGGCATTCTCCTATGGTGGTCCCAAATGCCTGGTCAAGGTCATTCAGAAGCTGTCCGGTCTGAGCATCAACCGTTTCATCGCCGTCGACTTCGTCGGTTTCGCGCGGATGGTCGAGGCGCTCGGCGGGGTCGAGGTGTGCAGCACCACGCCGCTGCGTGACTACGAGTTGGGCACCGTCCTGGCCCACGCCGGCCGCCAGGTCATTGACGGCCCGACCGCGCTGAACTATGTGCGGGCCCGTCAGGTCACCACCGAAAGCAACGGTGACTACGGCCGCATCAAACGCCAGCAGTTGTTCTTGTCTTCACTGCTGCGGTCGTTGCTGTCCAACGACACGTTGATGAACCTCAACAAGCTCAACGACGTCGTCAACCTCTTCATCGGCAACAGCTACGTCGACAACATCAGGACCCAAGACCTGGTCACCCTGGGGCAATCGTTGCAGCACATGGCCGCCGGCCACGTCACGTTCGTCACCGTGCCGACGGGCGTGACGGACCAGAACGGCGACGAGCCCCCGCGCACGGCCGACATGAAGGCACTGTTCGCCTCGATTATCAACGACGATCCGCTGCCCCTGGAAAACGACCAGAACGCGCAGACCCTGGGCAGGACCCCGACCACCGCGCCGACGACCACGAAGAAGGCGCCTCCGGCGGCCCCGACCAACGAGACCGAGCGGCAGCAGCTCACCACCACCTCGCCGCAAGAAGTCACCGTGCAGGTCTCCAACGGAACCAGCACCACCGGCTTGGCCACCGTCGCGGCGAACCAACTGCAGCGCAACGGCTTCAACGTGATGACGCCGGACGACTACCCGAACACGTTGAAGACCACCACGGTGTTCTTCTCACCGGGCAACGAGCAGGCGGCCGCCACGGTCGCCGCCGCGTTCGGCAGTACGAAGGTGGAACGTGTCACCGGGATCGGACAGGTGGTCCAGGTGGTGCTGGGACCGGACTTCAGCTCGGTGACGACTCCCCCGCCCAGCGGCTCCTCGGTCAGCGTGCAGATCACCCGCAACTCGAGCAGTCCTACGACCAAGCTGCCCGAAGACCTGACGGTGACCAACGCGGCCGACACCACTTGCGAATAG
- the pstB gene encoding phosphate ABC transporter ATP-binding protein PstB codes for MAKRLDLEAVNIFYGSFHAVADVTLSVLPRSVTAFIGPSGCGKTTVLRTLNRMHEVIPGARVEGSVLLDDENIYGPRIDPVGVRRAIGMVFQRPNPFPAMSIRDNVVAGLKLQGIRSRKVLNETAESSLRGANLWDEVKDRLDKPGGGLSGGQQQRLCIARAIAVQPDVLLMDEPCSALDPISTMAIEDLISELKQDYTIVIVTHNMQQAARVSDQTAFFNLEAVGRPGRLVEIDDTEKIFSNPSKRATEDYISGRFG; via the coding sequence GTGGCTAAACGGTTGGACCTCGAAGCGGTCAACATTTTCTACGGGTCGTTTCACGCGGTTGCCGACGTGACACTGTCGGTGCTGCCGCGCAGCGTGACGGCCTTCATCGGTCCGTCGGGCTGCGGCAAGACGACCGTGCTGCGCACGCTGAACCGCATGCACGAGGTGATCCCCGGCGCCCGGGTCGAAGGTAGCGTGCTGCTCGACGACGAGAACATCTACGGCCCGCGGATCGACCCCGTCGGGGTGCGCCGGGCGATCGGCATGGTATTCCAGCGGCCCAACCCGTTTCCCGCGATGTCGATTCGCGACAACGTGGTCGCCGGTCTGAAGCTGCAGGGCATCCGCAGCCGGAAGGTGCTCAACGAGACGGCCGAATCGTCGCTGCGCGGGGCCAACCTGTGGGACGAGGTGAAAGACCGGTTGGACAAGCCCGGCGGCGGCCTGTCCGGCGGGCAGCAGCAGCGGTTGTGTATCGCGCGCGCGATCGCGGTGCAACCCGACGTGTTGCTGATGGACGAGCCCTGTTCGGCGCTCGACCCGATCTCGACCATGGCGATCGAAGATCTGATCAGCGAGCTCAAGCAGGACTACACCATCGTCATCGTCACCCACAACATGCAGCAGGCCGCCCGGGTGAGCGATCAGACCGCGTTCTTCAACCTCGAGGCCGTAGGCAGACCGGGGCGCCTGGTCGAGATCGACGACACCGAGAAGATCTTTTCCAACCCCAGCAAGCGGGCGACCGAGGATTACATCTCCGGCCGCTTCGGCTGA
- the dusB gene encoding tRNA dihydrouridine synthase DusB: MAGVTNVAFRTLCRELEQSKVGTVSGLYVCEMVTARALVERHPVTMHMTTFAPDESPRSLQLYTVDPDTTYAAAKMVADEGLADHIDMNFGCPVPKVTRRGGGAALPFKRRLFGQIVAAAVRATEGTGIPVTVKFRIGIDEGHHTHLDAGRIAEAEGAAAVALHARTAAQRYSGTADWDQIAALKHEVRTIPVLGNGDIYDASDALAMMAKTGCDGVVIGRGCLGRPWLFAELSAAFTGTPAPTPPTLGEVADIVRRHGALLAAHFGEDKGMRDIRKHIAWYLHGFPAGSELRRALALVKTRDELDRLLDQLDRTVAFPDAANGPRGRQGSPARVALPDGWLDDPDDCKVPEGADVMHSGG; the protein is encoded by the coding sequence ATGGCCGGGGTGACCAACGTCGCGTTCCGGACACTGTGTCGTGAACTAGAACAGTCGAAGGTCGGCACGGTCAGCGGACTCTACGTCTGTGAAATGGTGACCGCCCGGGCGCTCGTCGAGCGCCACCCGGTCACCATGCACATGACGACGTTCGCCCCGGACGAATCACCCCGCTCGCTGCAGCTCTACACCGTCGACCCGGACACCACCTACGCCGCCGCCAAGATGGTGGCCGACGAAGGCTTGGCCGACCACATCGACATGAACTTCGGCTGCCCGGTGCCCAAGGTGACCCGGCGCGGTGGCGGCGCGGCGCTGCCGTTCAAGCGGCGGCTGTTCGGACAGATCGTCGCCGCCGCCGTACGAGCCACCGAAGGCACCGGCATTCCGGTCACGGTGAAGTTCCGCATCGGCATCGACGAGGGCCACCACACGCACCTGGACGCCGGGCGCATCGCGGAAGCCGAAGGCGCTGCAGCGGTGGCGCTGCACGCCCGCACGGCGGCGCAGCGCTACTCCGGGACCGCCGACTGGGATCAGATCGCCGCGCTCAAGCACGAGGTACGCACCATTCCGGTGCTGGGCAATGGCGACATCTATGACGCCAGCGACGCGCTGGCCATGATGGCCAAGACCGGATGCGACGGGGTGGTCATCGGTCGGGGTTGCCTGGGCCGGCCATGGCTGTTCGCCGAGTTGTCCGCCGCGTTCACCGGCACCCCGGCACCGACGCCGCCGACGCTGGGTGAGGTTGCCGACATCGTCCGCCGGCACGGCGCGCTGTTGGCCGCGCACTTCGGCGAAGACAAGGGCATGCGCGATATCCGCAAGCACATCGCCTGGTACCTGCATGGTTTCCCGGCGGGATCGGAATTGCGGCGGGCGTTGGCCCTGGTCAAGACGCGCGATGAGCTGGACCGGCTGCTGGACCAGTTGGACCGGACCGTCGCCTTCCCCGACGCCGCCAACGGCCCGCGCGGACGGCAGGGGTCACCGGCCCGGGTGGCGCTGCCGGACGGCTGGCTGGACGACCCCGACGACTGCAAGGTGCCCGAAGGGGCTGACGTCATGCATTCTGGTGGTTGA
- a CDS encoding nucleoside deaminase encodes MTDFAQRTIDLARQNVTEGGRPFATVIVKDGQVLAESANKVAQTNDPTAHAEILAIRAACTKLGTEHLVGTTIYVLAHPCPMCLGSLYYCSPDEVVFLTTREAYEPHYVDDRKYFELATFYDEFAKRWQDRRLPMRYEPSDAAVDVYRFWQDRNGGERTATVLPAT; translated from the coding sequence GTGACCGACTTCGCCCAACGCACCATCGACCTGGCCCGCCAAAACGTCACCGAAGGTGGGCGCCCGTTTGCGACGGTCATCGTCAAAGACGGCCAGGTCCTCGCCGAGAGCGCCAACAAGGTCGCCCAGACCAACGACCCCACCGCACACGCCGAGATCCTGGCCATCCGGGCAGCCTGCACGAAGCTGGGCACCGAGCACCTGGTCGGTACCACCATTTATGTGCTGGCCCATCCCTGCCCCATGTGCCTGGGATCGCTCTACTACTGCTCACCGGATGAAGTGGTCTTTCTGACGACGCGCGAGGCTTACGAACCGCATTACGTCGACGACCGCAAGTACTTCGAGCTGGCCACTTTTTACGACGAGTTCGCCAAGAGGTGGCAGGACCGGCGCCTGCCCATGCGTTACGAACCGTCCGACGCCGCCGTCGATGTTTACCGGTTCTGGCAAGACCGCAATGGCGGTGAGCGCACCGCGACGGTGCTCCCGGCGACCTGA
- a CDS encoding SAM-dependent methyltransferase, whose translation MVRTERDRWDLATSVGATATMVAAQRALAAAPQYAFIEDPFAAPLVRAVGIDVYTRLGNGEIVVEANSEFDPDRMARGMACRTRFYDHFFLDATRGGIGQAVILAAGLDARAYRLPWPDGTVVYEVDLPDVIEFKTATLADLGAEPRAQRRTVAVDLRDDWAAALQAAGFDPKAPTAWSAEGLLVYLPDEAQDKLFDNITGLSAPGSRLAFEYVPDTAIFTDERWRSHHDRMSELGFDIDFNDLVYHGERGHIVDYLGRAGWQTTSQTVAELHEANGFTYPDDDLAAAFADITYSSAIFGG comes from the coding sequence ATGGTGCGCACCGAACGTGATCGCTGGGATCTCGCCACGAGCGTGGGGGCCACCGCAACGATGGTCGCCGCCCAGCGGGCACTGGCTGCCGCCCCGCAGTATGCGTTCATCGAGGACCCGTTCGCCGCACCGCTGGTGCGCGCCGTCGGTATCGACGTCTACACGCGGCTGGGCAACGGCGAGATCGTCGTCGAAGCGAACTCCGAGTTCGACCCGGACCGCATGGCCCGGGGAATGGCTTGTCGGACAAGGTTTTACGACCACTTTTTCCTCGATGCCACCCGCGGCGGCATCGGTCAGGCGGTCATCCTCGCCGCGGGTCTCGACGCGCGGGCCTACCGCCTGCCCTGGCCGGATGGCACCGTGGTCTACGAGGTCGATCTGCCCGACGTCATCGAATTCAAGACCGCGACGCTGGCCGACCTGGGTGCCGAGCCCAGAGCGCAGCGGCGCACCGTCGCGGTGGACTTGCGTGACGACTGGGCCGCGGCGTTGCAGGCGGCCGGATTCGACCCGAAAGCGCCGACGGCGTGGAGCGCCGAGGGCTTGCTGGTCTACCTGCCCGACGAGGCGCAGGACAAGCTCTTCGACAACATCACCGGATTGAGCGCCCCGGGCAGTCGGCTGGCCTTCGAGTACGTGCCGGACACCGCCATTTTCACCGACGAGCGGTGGCGTTCACACCACGACCGGATGAGCGAACTCGGTTTCGACATCGACTTCAACGACCTGGTCTACCACGGCGAGCGCGGCCACATCGTCGACTATCTGGGTCGGGCCGGGTGGCAGACGACATCGCAGACGGTGGCTGAACTGCACGAGGCCAATGGATTCACCTATCCCGACGACGACCTCGCGGCCGCCTTCGCCGACATCACCTACAGCAGCGCGATATTTGGCGGCTAG
- the pstS gene encoding phosphate ABC transporter substrate-binding protein PstS, with amino-acid sequence MRRTGAAAVIAAAVTVCSALVTACGGADNRHAGSIPGLGAPPQSVACGGKNTVTAEGSTAQQNAMALFNKVWAQACPGKTVSYNPTGSGAGREQFIAGHVDFAGSDSPLVATQIAPAAARCKGNAAWDLPLVFGPIALAYNLPEVPTLIVDADALAKIFGGAIRTWNDPLLATLNPGVRLPNTRIVPIYRSDSSGTTDNFQKYLTAAAPQSWTKGVGSNFQGGVGQGAQRSAGVIQSVRSTPGSIGYVEKGFADQAGVPFAQINTGTGVVALTDETARNAVNAVTVLAAGNDLVLELSSLYGTQEPNAYPLVLASYEIVCSSGYDSDTAAAIKAFLTTAVDSGQNGLTAAGYVPLPDKLKERLIAAINALQ; translated from the coding sequence GTGAGACGAACGGGCGCAGCGGCGGTGATCGCCGCGGCGGTGACGGTGTGCAGCGCGTTGGTTACCGCCTGCGGCGGTGCGGACAACCGTCACGCCGGCTCCATCCCGGGTTTGGGGGCCCCGCCGCAGTCGGTGGCTTGCGGCGGTAAGAACACCGTGACCGCCGAGGGTTCCACCGCCCAGCAGAATGCGATGGCGCTGTTCAATAAGGTGTGGGCCCAGGCGTGTCCGGGCAAGACGGTCTCCTATAACCCGACCGGGTCCGGCGCTGGGCGTGAGCAGTTCATCGCCGGGCACGTCGACTTCGCCGGATCGGACTCGCCGTTGGTGGCAACACAGATTGCGCCGGCCGCCGCGCGGTGCAAGGGGAACGCGGCGTGGGACCTGCCGCTGGTGTTCGGCCCAATTGCGTTGGCCTACAACCTACCTGAGGTGCCCACGTTGATCGTGGATGCGGACGCGCTGGCCAAGATCTTCGGCGGTGCGATCCGCACCTGGAACGACCCGCTGCTGGCCACCCTGAATCCCGGTGTGCGCCTGCCTAATACGCGCATCGTTCCGATCTACCGCAGCGACTCATCGGGTACCACCGACAACTTCCAGAAGTATCTGACCGCGGCCGCGCCGCAGAGCTGGACCAAAGGCGTCGGCAGCAACTTCCAGGGCGGAGTCGGGCAAGGCGCGCAACGGTCGGCCGGTGTCATCCAGTCCGTGCGGTCGACGCCCGGATCGATCGGGTACGTGGAGAAGGGTTTCGCCGATCAGGCCGGGGTGCCGTTCGCCCAGATCAACACCGGCACCGGCGTCGTAGCGCTGACCGACGAAACCGCCCGTAACGCCGTCAACGCCGTCACGGTCCTGGCCGCCGGCAACGACCTGGTGCTCGAACTGAGTTCGCTGTACGGCACCCAGGAACCGAACGCTTACCCTCTGGTGCTGGCCAGCTATGAGATCGTGTGCTCGAGCGGGTACGACTCCGACACCGCCGCGGCGATCAAAGCCTTCCTCACCACCGCGGTGGATAGCGGGCAGAACGGTCTCACGGCAGCCGGTTACGTCCCCCTGCCCGATAAACTGAAAGAGCGCCTGATCGCCGCGATCAATGCACTGCAGTAG
- the phoU gene encoding phosphate signaling complex protein PhoU, whose amino-acid sequence MRTAYHEQLEELSERLGEMCGLAGMAMERATQALLQADLVLAEQVISDHEQIARMSARAEESAFVLLALQAPVAGDLRAIVSAIQMVADIDRMGALALHVAKIARRRHPQHALPEEVNGYFAEMGRVAVDLGNSAQEVVLSRDPEKAARIREEDDAMDDLHRHLFSVMMDREWKHGVAAAVDVTLLGRFYERFADHAVEVARRVIFQATGKFPEDEAPASNQ is encoded by the coding sequence ATGCGGACCGCCTATCATGAGCAGCTCGAGGAGCTGTCCGAGCGCCTCGGCGAAATGTGCGGGCTCGCCGGAATGGCGATGGAGCGGGCAACCCAAGCGTTGTTGCAGGCCGATCTGGTGCTGGCCGAACAAGTGATCTCCGACCACGAGCAGATCGCGCGGATGAGCGCGCGGGCCGAGGAGAGCGCGTTTGTGTTGCTGGCCTTGCAGGCCCCGGTCGCCGGCGACCTGAGAGCCATCGTCAGCGCCATCCAGATGGTGGCCGACATCGACCGGATGGGCGCGCTGGCTCTGCACGTGGCCAAGATCGCCCGTCGCCGCCACCCGCAGCACGCCCTACCGGAAGAAGTCAACGGCTACTTCGCCGAAATGGGCCGCGTCGCAGTCGATTTGGGCAACAGCGCCCAAGAGGTGGTGCTGTCCCGGGACCCGGAGAAGGCGGCCCGCATTCGCGAAGAAGACGACGCCATGGACGACCTGCACCGCCACCTGTTCTCGGTGATGATGGACCGGGAATGGAAACACGGTGTGGCCGCGGCCGTCGACGTCACGTTGCTGGGCCGGTTCTACGAGCGTTTCGCCGACCACGCCGTCGAGGTGGCGCGCCGCGTCATCTTCCAGGCGACCGGCAAGTTCCCCGAAGACGAGGCGCCTGCCTCGAACCAGTGA